Proteins from a genomic interval of Clostridium sp. 'deep sea':
- a CDS encoding M23 family metallopeptidase, with protein MESIIYPSKSRHIISKYGELQSNNNKCDGIKFNCALFSEVFAVADGTVVELSNETAYGKYLIIQHNEFCSIYANLNSIDVDIGFNVKQGDSVATTGVVSCISPPFLYFEIRIGHYNDKHFWHSTNSQFNNSVDPMRLLKKADDWRLSLGKKALENLHEKGIISEPERWQLSLLKSLPSWIIWEVFNRIVNRVGML; from the coding sequence ATGGAATCTATAATATATCCTAGTAAATCACGCCATATAATTAGTAAATACGGTGAACTACAAAGCAATAATAATAAATGTGATGGCATAAAATTTAATTGTGCACTTTTTTCAGAAGTATTCGCAGTTGCAGATGGAACAGTTGTGGAACTTAGTAATGAAACAGCATATGGAAAATATTTAATTATACAACACAATGAATTTTGTAGTATTTATGCTAATTTAAACTCTATTGATGTTGATATAGGTTTTAACGTTAAACAGGGTGATTCAGTAGCTACAACTGGGGTAGTGAGTTGTATATCACCTCCGTTTTTATACTTTGAAATACGAATTGGTCATTATAATGATAAGCATTTTTGGCACTCTACTAATAGTCAATTTAATAACTCTGTTGATCCTATGAGGCTATTAAAAAAAGCAGATGACTGGAGACTTTCTTTAGGCAAAAAAGCCTTAGAAAACCTACATGAAAAAGGAATAATAAGTGAACCAGAGCGTTGGCAATTGAGCTTATTAAAATCCTTACCTAGTTGGATAATATGGGAGGTCTTTAACAGAATTGTTAATAGAGTAGGTATGCTTTAG
- a CDS encoding helix-turn-helix transcriptional regulator, with protein MINKIKEYREINNITQQGLAESVGVSRQTISSLESGRYNPSAILAYKVAQVFNVSIEEVFLFEEELHNV; from the coding sequence TTGATTAATAAAATAAAAGAATATCGAGAAATTAATAATATAACTCAACAGGGTTTAGCAGAATCTGTAGGTGTTTCAAGGCAAACTATTAGCTCACTAGAGAGTGGTAGGTATAACCCTTCTGCTATTTTGGCCTATAAAGTTGCTCAGGTTTTTAATGTAAGTATAGAGGAAGTATTTTTATTTGAGGAGGAGTTACACAATGTATAA
- a CDS encoding stalk domain-containing protein yields the protein MSKKFILVYLPFLLMLILVIMAYKPIFISLNNVPIEFTINPILVNDTIIVSLPEIANILNAKTLINNSKQSILIFNNYNYIMFYPQAKKYIVDGLEYNLKIDLPIIKNTYMVPLNPVLKCFGATIERENYRKKLVINISY from the coding sequence ATGTCTAAAAAATTTATTTTAGTTTACTTACCGTTTCTATTAATGCTTATTTTAGTAATTATGGCTTACAAACCAATATTTATTAGTTTAAATAATGTGCCTATTGAGTTTACTATAAATCCTATTTTAGTAAATGATACTATTATTGTTTCACTACCAGAAATTGCGAATATACTTAATGCAAAAACATTAATAAATAACAGCAAACAATCAATATTAATTTTCAATAACTATAATTACATTATGTTTTATCCTCAAGCTAAAAAGTATATTGTTGATGGCTTAGAGTATAACCTTAAAATTGATTTGCCAATTATAAAAAACACCTACATGGTACCCTTAAACCCTGTTTTAAAATGCTTTGGTGCTACTATAGAAAGAGAAAATTATAGAAAAAAGCTAGTTATTAATATTAGCTACTAA